Proteins co-encoded in one Kutzneria chonburiensis genomic window:
- a CDS encoding MIP/aquaporin family protein — translation MGYGAIFVWETIGTALLILLGTGVVANAVLKNTNGNNGGTLFINVGWGFAVFTGASVANPSGAHLNPAVTLGLAIAKKVSWDKVPFYFAGEMAGAIIGAMLCWATYKLQFDKHDEPQNTLGIFSTAPRIPGTAWNLVTEIIGTFVLLIWILESPTVKTGTDGIPQFGNSALGYAGVAFVVLVIGTSLGGPTGYAINPARDLGPRLAYAFLMPIKGKGDGNWGYSWVPVVGPLVGGALAALLSLALPAS, via the coding sequence ATGGGCTATGGCGCGATCTTCGTCTGGGAGACGATCGGCACCGCGCTGCTGATCCTGTTGGGCACCGGTGTGGTGGCCAACGCGGTGCTGAAGAACACCAACGGCAACAACGGCGGCACACTGTTCATCAACGTCGGCTGGGGCTTCGCGGTCTTCACCGGAGCCAGTGTCGCCAATCCGAGTGGAGCTCACCTCAATCCGGCGGTCACCCTCGGTCTGGCCATCGCCAAGAAGGTCAGCTGGGACAAGGTTCCCTTCTACTTCGCCGGCGAGATGGCCGGCGCGATCATCGGCGCCATGCTGTGCTGGGCCACCTACAAACTCCAGTTCGACAAGCACGACGAACCGCAGAACACGCTGGGCATCTTCTCCACCGCGCCGCGCATCCCCGGGACGGCGTGGAACCTGGTCACCGAGATCATCGGCACCTTCGTGCTGCTGATCTGGATCCTGGAGAGCCCGACCGTCAAGACCGGCACCGACGGCATCCCGCAGTTCGGCAACTCGGCGCTGGGCTACGCCGGCGTCGCGTTCGTGGTGCTGGTCATCGGCACCTCGCTCGGCGGCCCCACCGGGTACGCCATCAACCCCGCCCGCGACCTCGGCCCGCGCCTCGCGTACGCCTTCCTGATGCCGATCAAGGGCAAGGGCGACGGCAACTGGGGCTACTCCTGGGTGCCGGTCGTCGGCCCGCTGGTCGGCGGCGCGCTCGCGGCGCTGCTCTCGCTGGCCCTGCCCGCTTCCTGA